A single Aggregatilinea lenta DNA region contains:
- a CDS encoding NAD-dependent epimerase/dehydratase family protein, which translates to MRILILGGDGYLGWPTAMYFSKRGHTVAVVDNFTRRMMHLERGTDSLTPIQSLQSRVEAWHNVAGCNIEMFIGDIKDWYFISHLIRDFQPDTIVHYGEIPSAPYSMIDVHHAVQVHENNVNGTLNVLWAMHEFAPDAHLVKLGTMGEYGTPNVDIPEGYFTIEYKGRTDTLPFPKQPGSFYHLTKVHDSNNIMFACKVWGLRATDLNQGVVYGIETDESNLDDRLLTRFDYDESFGTALNRFCVQAVAGIPLTLFGRGQQTRGYLNIRDTLQCIELSALNPPTPGKMRVFNQWVERFSVMDLAKHVKKAAREAGIDVTIAHYRNPRVEAEEHYYNPDHTGLFDLGLKPHYLSDSLVESVIRRVVQYRDRIMEDSIVPRIYWERGGTDDYVEIVEVEDGA; encoded by the coding sequence ATGCGAATTTTGATTTTGGGTGGGGACGGATACCTGGGGTGGCCCACCGCGATGTACTTCAGCAAGCGCGGCCATACGGTGGCCGTCGTCGATAATTTTACGCGGCGCATGATGCACCTGGAACGCGGCACCGACAGCCTCACGCCGATCCAGTCGCTCCAGTCGCGCGTTGAGGCGTGGCACAACGTGGCGGGCTGCAACATCGAGATGTTCATCGGCGACATCAAGGACTGGTATTTCATCAGTCACCTGATCCGTGACTTCCAGCCGGACACTATCGTGCACTACGGCGAAATCCCCAGCGCCCCATACTCGATGATCGACGTGCACCACGCCGTGCAGGTCCACGAAAATAACGTCAACGGCACGCTGAACGTGCTGTGGGCCATGCACGAGTTCGCGCCGGATGCGCATCTGGTCAAGCTGGGCACGATGGGCGAGTATGGCACGCCCAACGTAGATATCCCCGAAGGCTATTTCACCATCGAATACAAGGGGCGCACGGACACGCTGCCGTTCCCCAAGCAGCCCGGCTCGTTTTACCACCTGACCAAAGTGCACGACAGCAACAACATCATGTTCGCCTGCAAGGTCTGGGGGCTGCGTGCCACGGATCTCAACCAGGGCGTGGTGTACGGCATCGAGACGGACGAATCGAATCTGGACGACCGGCTGCTGACGCGCTTCGACTACGACGAATCATTCGGTACGGCGCTGAATCGCTTCTGCGTGCAGGCCGTGGCAGGTATCCCGCTGACGCTGTTCGGGCGCGGGCAGCAGACACGCGGCTACCTGAACATCCGCGATACGCTGCAGTGCATCGAACTTTCCGCGCTCAATCCGCCTACGCCGGGCAAGATGCGCGTGTTCAACCAGTGGGTCGAACGCTTTTCGGTGATGGATCTGGCGAAGCACGTCAAGAAGGCTGCGCGCGAGGCGGGAATCGACGTGACGATCGCCCACTATCGCAACCCGCGCGTCGAGGCGGAGGAGCACTACTACAATCCCGACCACACCGGCCTGTTCGATCTGGGCCTCAAGCCGCACTACCTGTCCGACTCGCTGGTGGAGAGCGTGATCCGGCGCGTGGTGCAGTACCGCGACCGCATCATGGAAGACTCGATCGTGCCGCGCATCTACTGGGAGCGCGGCGGCACGGACGACTACGTCGAGATCGTGGAGGTCGAAGACGGGGCGTAG
- a CDS encoding type II toxin-antitoxin system prevent-host-death family antitoxin: protein MSITISKTDLARNTRDIVDQARRGQTIVVQSYGEDQVVLLDAMDYRLLRALVAYALRDSAVEAGNAPVNDAVFAYLDERVSLAKAAELLDLSRFELMERFERLGVPLRQGPATLDEAHEDVAAARRGNSASA from the coding sequence ATGTCTATCACGATTTCTAAAACGGATCTCGCCCGAAATACGCGCGACATCGTAGACCAGGCCCGCCGGGGACAGACAATCGTCGTGCAGAGCTACGGGGAAGATCAGGTCGTGCTGCTGGATGCGATGGACTATCGCCTGCTGCGCGCACTCGTGGCCTACGCCCTGCGTGATTCGGCTGTCGAGGCAGGCAATGCGCCGGTCAACGACGCCGTGTTCGCCTATCTCGACGAGCGCGTAAGCCTCGCCAAAGCGGCGGAATTGCTCGACCTCTCGCGCTTCGAGCTGATGGAGCGCTTCGAGCGGCTGGGCGTGCCGCTCCGTCAGGGTCCGGCAACGCTGGATGAAGCGCACGAGGATGTCGCCGCCGCCCGTCGTGGCAACTCAGCATCCGCATGA
- a CDS encoding endonuclease MutS2 gives MNTKSATTLELPKILERLARFCAFSASVELALDLTPTPYLDEALDRQQETTEARLLINTHDHVTIGGARDVRGDALSAARGMALEPQTLLDIRATLRQATTLHRLLARLNNQFPRLADIAERLEECTALQGEISRVLDDTGAVQDSASPRLATVRREMRVAFDRLQGKLYNIIHNPNNGPYLQEVLITQRHGRYVIPLRAEFKGRIQGIVHDQSSSGATLFIEPLATVELNNTWRELQLEEENEVRRILRELCDMVGHEAPYIVRTVETLAALDLAFAKAKYADALIATAPALVGFRDAPFPHPGSTIKLYAARHPLLDPKKVVPIDVDLDDDTYTLVITGPNTGGKTVALKTVGLLTLMAQIGLHLPVAEGSSLTVFADVFADIGDEQSIEQSLSTFSSHMTNIIEILDVADEHTLAILDELGAGTDPAEGAALARALLDDLVGRGVTTLVTTHHPELKVYSHEKPGVRNASMEFNLQTLAPTYRLIVGLPGRSNALAIAERLGLPKSIIDRARSMVTDDDLATDDLLDAIHQKRKEIEHTQNGLRQSFQAAEELRAELRGRLAFIEDERRTMLAEARQQAEAELEELRAEIRRTRKQLMAAGQPLEAIRQVESQVSGLRNALPAMPPSAAASLPGEEEDRSFHLGDLVWVETLNTEGQITELSGDEAEVMVGRLRLRAKLDELAPRSRGESKRDQKATRRKKIAASLPVSDPVMTRTASPGLELDLRGQTVEEALPSMESYLDAAYMAGLPFVRIIHGKGTGALRSAIRDALRGHPLVKKYERGDEKEGGDGVTVVSLVPSN, from the coding sequence ATGAACACGAAATCGGCGACGACGCTCGAACTGCCGAAGATTTTGGAACGCCTTGCGCGCTTCTGCGCGTTTTCGGCCAGTGTGGAGCTGGCCCTCGATCTGACGCCAACGCCCTACCTGGACGAAGCGTTGGATCGCCAGCAGGAAACGACCGAAGCCCGCCTGCTGATCAACACGCACGATCACGTCACCATCGGCGGCGCGCGCGACGTGCGCGGCGATGCGCTCTCGGCGGCGCGCGGGATGGCCCTGGAACCGCAGACGCTGCTCGACATCCGCGCCACGCTGCGCCAGGCGACCACGCTGCACCGCCTGCTGGCGCGCCTGAACAACCAGTTCCCGCGCCTGGCAGACATCGCGGAGCGGCTGGAAGAATGCACCGCGCTTCAAGGCGAGATCAGCCGCGTGCTGGACGACACCGGGGCCGTGCAGGACTCGGCCAGTCCCAGGCTGGCGACCGTCCGGCGCGAGATGCGCGTCGCGTTCGACCGGCTGCAAGGCAAGCTCTACAACATCATCCACAACCCTAACAACGGCCCCTACTTGCAGGAAGTGCTGATCACCCAGCGGCACGGACGCTACGTGATCCCGCTGCGCGCGGAATTCAAGGGGCGCATTCAAGGCATCGTGCACGATCAAAGCTCCAGCGGCGCCACGCTGTTCATCGAGCCGCTGGCGACCGTAGAACTCAACAACACGTGGCGCGAGCTTCAACTGGAAGAGGAAAACGAAGTCCGCCGCATCCTGCGCGAGCTGTGCGACATGGTGGGCCACGAAGCGCCGTACATCGTGCGCACGGTCGAGACACTGGCCGCGCTGGACCTCGCGTTCGCCAAAGCCAAGTACGCCGACGCGTTGATCGCGACCGCCCCGGCGCTGGTGGGCTTCCGTGATGCGCCGTTTCCGCATCCCGGCAGCACGATCAAGCTCTACGCCGCGCGCCACCCGCTGTTGGACCCAAAGAAGGTCGTGCCGATCGACGTGGACCTGGACGACGACACCTACACGCTGGTCATCACCGGGCCGAACACGGGCGGCAAGACCGTCGCGCTGAAGACGGTCGGCCTGCTGACGCTCATGGCGCAGATCGGGCTGCACCTGCCCGTCGCGGAAGGATCGAGTCTGACGGTGTTCGCGGACGTATTCGCGGACATCGGCGACGAGCAGAGCATCGAGCAGTCGCTGTCCACGTTTTCATCACACATGACCAACATCATTGAGATCCTGGACGTGGCCGACGAGCATACGCTGGCCATCCTCGACGAGTTGGGCGCGGGTACGGACCCGGCGGAAGGCGCGGCCCTGGCGCGCGCGCTGCTGGACGACCTTGTGGGGCGGGGTGTGACGACATTGGTCACGACGCACCACCCGGAGCTGAAGGTCTACAGCCACGAGAAGCCCGGCGTGCGCAACGCCAGCATGGAGTTCAACCTGCAAACGCTCGCGCCGACCTACCGGCTGATCGTCGGGCTGCCGGGGCGCTCCAACGCGCTGGCGATTGCCGAGCGTCTGGGCCTGCCCAAGTCGATCATCGACCGGGCGCGCTCGATGGTGACGGATGACGATCTGGCGACGGACGACCTGCTGGACGCGATTCACCAGAAGCGCAAGGAGATCGAGCATACGCAGAACGGCCTGCGGCAGTCGTTCCAGGCCGCCGAGGAACTGCGCGCGGAACTGCGCGGGCGGCTGGCGTTCATCGAGGACGAGCGCCGCACGATGCTGGCCGAAGCACGCCAGCAGGCCGAAGCGGAACTGGAAGAACTGCGCGCAGAGATCCGGCGCACGCGCAAACAGTTGATGGCGGCAGGACAGCCGCTGGAAGCGATCAGGCAGGTCGAATCGCAGGTGTCCGGCCTGCGGAACGCGCTGCCCGCGATGCCTCCATCCGCTGCCGCATCCTTGCCCGGCGAGGAAGAAGATCGCAGCTTCCACCTGGGTGATCTGGTGTGGGTGGAGACGCTCAACACCGAGGGCCAGATCACGGAGCTGTCCGGCGATGAGGCCGAAGTGATGGTCGGGCGGCTGCGGTTGCGCGCCAAGCTCGACGAGCTTGCGCCCCGGTCCAGGGGCGAAAGCAAACGCGACCAGAAGGCGACCCGGCGCAAGAAGATAGCGGCGTCGCTGCCCGTCAGCGATCCGGTCATGACGCGTACGGCCTCGCCGGGCCTGGAGCTGGACTTGCGCGGCCAGACGGTCGAGGAAGCACTGCCGTCGATGGAAAGCTATCTCGACGCGGCCTACATGGCCGGCCTACCCTTCGTGCGCATCATCCACGGCAAAGGCACAGGCGCGCTGCGCAGCGCCATCCGCGACGCACTGCGCGGCCACCCGCTGGTGAAAAAGTACGAGCGCGGCGACGAAAAGGAAGGCGGCGACGGCGTGACCGTGGTCAGCCTCGTGCCCTCGAACTGA
- a CDS encoding SDR family NAD(P)-dependent oxidoreductase — translation MRIDPGLKGRVVLITGANQGIGAATAKAFAALGAHVFVHYFRLLGDPAASGDTSMPGAARHAADREQGADAVLDAIRAYGVQAAAAEADLSDPASIPALFERVEAGLGPVEILVNNSASWQADTFVPSGAAQFNTLPELWSDHVTGTLTPASIDAHFAVNSRALALMMAEFARRHRARGATWGRIINLSTGGAYVFPGEVSYGASKAALEAYSRSAAKELGQFGITVNVVSPGPTQTGWITPALEETLLPSIPMGRIGQPEDIASAIVFFASEQAGYITGQLLHVGGGQTV, via the coding sequence ATGAGAATCGATCCGGGCTTGAAGGGGCGGGTGGTGCTGATCACCGGGGCCAACCAGGGCATCGGCGCGGCGACGGCCAAAGCGTTTGCCGCGCTGGGCGCGCACGTGTTCGTGCACTACTTCCGCCTGCTGGGCGATCCGGCAGCCAGCGGCGACACGTCCATGCCGGGGGCAGCGCGCCACGCCGCCGACCGTGAACAGGGCGCGGACGCCGTGCTGGACGCGATCCGCGCGTATGGCGTGCAGGCCGCTGCTGCCGAAGCGGACCTGTCCGATCCGGCCAGCATCCCGGCGCTGTTCGAGCGGGTGGAAGCGGGCCTGGGGCCAGTCGAGATCCTGGTCAACAATTCGGCAAGCTGGCAGGCGGACACCTTCGTGCCGTCCGGCGCGGCCCAGTTCAACACGCTGCCGGAGTTGTGGTCCGATCACGTGACGGGCACGCTGACGCCCGCCAGTATCGACGCGCACTTTGCGGTCAACAGCCGCGCTCTGGCGCTGATGATGGCCGAGTTCGCGCGGCGGCACCGGGCGCGCGGCGCGACCTGGGGGCGCATTATCAACCTGAGCACGGGCGGCGCGTACGTGTTCCCCGGCGAGGTGTCGTACGGGGCGAGCAAAGCCGCACTGGAAGCGTACAGCCGCAGCGCGGCGAAGGAGCTGGGCCAGTTCGGGATCACGGTCAACGTGGTTTCGCCCGGTCCCACGCAAACGGGCTGGATCACGCCCGCGCTGGAAGAAACGCTGCTGCCGTCGATCCCAATGGGGCGCATCGGCCAGCCGGAGGATATCGCGTCGGCGATCGTGTTTTTCGCGTCGGAGCAGGCGGGCTACATCACCGGCCAGCTTCTGCACGTCGGCGGCGGACAAACGGTGTGA
- a CDS encoding DUF3368 domain-containing protein, producing the protein MIAAVIDTTVLSNFAHVDQPQLLRSAFDDSVTVRAVMDELAEGVRLARLPDVNWRWLRVVELTTDELLRADELNRTLGRGESECIALAQSRQWIVLTDDRDARTAARTAGVSVSGTLGCLMNLIEINTLTLSQADRWLEQMVRHGYRCPVKSLADLRRD; encoded by the coding sequence ATGATCGCCGCCGTCATCGATACGACGGTGCTCAGCAACTTTGCGCACGTCGATCAACCGCAGTTGCTACGCAGCGCCTTTGACGACTCCGTCACCGTTCGGGCCGTCATGGACGAACTGGCCGAAGGCGTAAGGCTGGCACGCTTACCGGACGTAAACTGGCGATGGCTCCGGGTTGTTGAGCTAACCACCGACGAGCTTCTACGCGCTGATGAGTTAAACAGGACGTTGGGCCGGGGCGAATCAGAATGCATCGCTTTAGCGCAGTCCCGGCAGTGGATCGTCCTTACCGACGACCGCGACGCCAGGACCGCCGCACGGACAGCCGGGGTTAGTGTGTCGGGCACGCTAGGTTGCCTGATGAATCTGATCGAGATCAACACTCTGACTCTGTCCCAGGCGGATCGCTGGCTGGAGCAAATGGTGCGGCACGGCTATCGCTGTCCGGTAAAGTCGCTCGCGGACCTCCGGCGCGACTGA
- a CDS encoding polysaccharide deacetylase family protein, producing the protein MASIRHLIRGTLRTAIYYTGLAQTLSGYKGAQARILVYHNIAPVEDDFMRGLDMTVSPDVFEDHARYLSENFRVVSLRQMLGELRSGNLPERTLVITFDDGYRDLYHYALPILREHNLPATIFLNTAVVGATDKLWPNKIAYVANKLGASRVAYQARRQWGKRLHLPYGANIPEIIWALNERVHPREIHDFVDALCRDHHLTLPDENSSRIYLDWAEITSMRSAGFEFGNHTHDHVNLALLSEQEQEEQIVKAKEIISQHLGLHEMPFAYPFGQEEHFTVVTRQIIKQSGHNSALEAIAGPVFAEDSPYALKRIDIRETPPSLFVTNVHGVSIKHALSSLKNRGNPTKSSARLTALVGTFGSLVTWLSCGI; encoded by the coding sequence ATGGCCTCAATACGTCACTTGATACGTGGAACCCTCCGCACCGCCATCTACTATACGGGGCTGGCTCAAACCCTCTCGGGATATAAAGGCGCCCAGGCGCGCATCCTGGTCTACCACAACATCGCTCCCGTAGAAGACGACTTTATGCGCGGGCTGGATATGACGGTGTCACCGGACGTGTTCGAAGATCACGCACGCTACCTGTCTGAAAACTTCCGTGTGGTGTCACTGCGCCAGATGCTGGGTGAGCTGCGCAGCGGGAACCTGCCGGAGCGGACGCTGGTGATCACGTTCGACGACGGCTACCGCGATTTGTATCACTACGCGCTGCCGATCCTGCGCGAGCACAACCTGCCCGCGACGATCTTCCTGAACACGGCGGTGGTCGGCGCGACGGACAAGCTGTGGCCGAACAAGATCGCGTATGTCGCCAACAAGCTCGGCGCGTCTCGCGTGGCCTATCAGGCGCGCCGCCAATGGGGCAAGCGCCTGCACCTGCCCTACGGCGCAAACATCCCGGAGATCATCTGGGCGCTCAACGAGCGCGTGCACCCGCGTGAGATTCACGACTTTGTCGATGCGCTGTGCCGCGATCACCACCTGACGCTGCCAGACGAGAATTCGTCGCGAATCTATCTCGACTGGGCCGAGATCACCTCGATGCGCAGCGCGGGCTTTGAGTTTGGCAATCACACGCACGATCACGTGAATCTGGCGCTGCTGTCCGAGCAGGAGCAGGAAGAGCAGATCGTGAAGGCCAAGGAGATCATCAGCCAGCACCTGGGCCTGCACGAAATGCCGTTTGCCTATCCCTTCGGCCAGGAAGAGCATTTCACGGTTGTCACGCGCCAGATCATCAAGCAGAGCGGCCACAATTCGGCGCTGGAAGCGATCGCCGGGCCGGTGTTCGCCGAAGACTCGCCCTATGCGCTGAAGCGTATCGACATTCGCGAAACGCCGCCCTCTCTGTTCGTCACGAACGTGCACGGTGTATCCATCAAACACGCGCTGAGTTCCCTAAAAAACCGGGGAAACCCAACTAAGTCGTCGGCGCGGCTGACCGCGCTGGTCGGGACGTTCGGGTCACTGGTCACCTGGCTGTCCTGCGGGATCTGA
- a CDS encoding GNAT family N-acetyltransferase, with translation MTLTFAEAGEQDIPDLTRVMTRAFDDESRTYRGLDKGGPEGYDNGDFFRQWMLGYDETTGYTILLDGEVVGGLIVWIIPGGHNHLGAIFVDPAVQDRGIGTQAWQFVERTYPGAKSWRLETPAWSLKNHAFYERKCGFTKIDETDSPDGVMFVYRKIIHPD, from the coding sequence ATGACTTTGACCTTCGCGGAAGCAGGCGAGCAGGATATCCCCGATCTCACGCGCGTCATGACCCGCGCCTTCGACGATGAGAGCCGCACGTACCGGGGACTCGACAAAGGCGGGCCGGAAGGCTACGACAACGGTGACTTTTTCCGCCAGTGGATGCTGGGCTACGACGAGACGACTGGCTACACGATCCTGCTGGATGGCGAGGTGGTCGGCGGTCTGATCGTGTGGATCATCCCCGGCGGGCACAACCATCTGGGCGCGATTTTCGTCGATCCCGCCGTGCAGGATCGCGGCATCGGGACCCAGGCGTGGCAGTTTGTCGAACGCACGTACCCCGGCGCGAAAAGCTGGCGACTCGAAACCCCGGCGTGGTCGCTGAAAAACCATGCGTTTTACGAGCGCAAATGCGGCTTCACCAAGATCGACGAAACCGATTCGCCCGACGGCGTGATGTTCGTGTACCGTAAAATCATCCACCCGGACTAG
- the abc-f gene encoding ribosomal protection-like ABC-F family protein, producing MLTVSNVSKQFPGADDPVLKNITFSVNPGERVGLVGPNGSGKTTLLRIIMGEVVPDAGGVQFTPAGLRVGYLAQGLEAPDDTPLGDVIDPQAAALRRSEAEVERLAAAMAGDGNLDRIMADYADALERLEDLSRRAGSGEADRVLAGLSLADIPRDAPVGHLSGGQKTRLGLASLLVGDPQLLILDEPTNHLDITALEWLEGWLRGFSGGVLIVSHDRTFLDETVTRVVALDDRTHTARVFEGNYSAYVGAVRSELDKQWAVWRDQQVEIGRLQVDARQTMSRAVTKEKATHDSTQRRYAKKVAARAKAKETRLKRYIDSDERVDKPTPTWNLKLDFGDLPTTGQDVVFLEDLTIGYAPDVPLLCDLTLTLRAGERVAVLGPNGHGKSTLLKTVIGQIPPLAGRVRIGASVKIGYLAQQQEILDPDSNALDVIQAAAPLNQTDARSFLHFFLFSGDDVFTPVSSLSYGERARLMLAMLVVRGANLLVLDEPINHLDVPSREQFEQALASFKGSVLAVVHDRYFVDKFATTVWHVEDGDLDVIVREPIMA from the coding sequence ATGCTTACCGTCTCCAACGTCTCCAAACAATTTCCCGGCGCGGATGATCCGGTGCTCAAGAACATCACGTTCAGCGTCAACCCCGGCGAGCGCGTCGGGCTGGTCGGGCCGAATGGCAGCGGCAAAACGACGCTGCTGCGCATCATCATGGGCGAGGTCGTGCCGGATGCGGGCGGCGTGCAGTTCACGCCCGCCGGGCTGCGCGTCGGCTACCTGGCCCAGGGACTCGAAGCGCCCGACGACACGCCACTGGGCGACGTGATCGATCCGCAGGCGGCGGCGCTGCGCCGGTCGGAGGCCGAGGTCGAGCGGCTGGCGGCGGCGATGGCCGGTGACGGCAACCTCGACCGCATTATGGCCGACTACGCCGACGCGCTCGAACGCCTCGAAGATCTCAGCCGCCGGGCCGGATCGGGCGAGGCCGACCGGGTTCTGGCCGGGCTGTCTTTGGCGGACATCCCGCGCGACGCGCCGGTAGGCCATCTTTCCGGCGGACAGAAGACGCGCCTGGGTCTGGCCTCGCTGCTGGTCGGCGATCCGCAGCTGCTGATCCTGGACGAGCCGACCAACCACCTCGACATCACCGCACTGGAATGGCTCGAAGGCTGGCTGCGCGGCTTCTCCGGCGGCGTGCTGATCGTCTCGCACGACCGCACGTTCCTGGACGAGACGGTGACGCGCGTCGTCGCGCTGGACGACCGCACCCACACCGCGCGCGTGTTCGAGGGCAACTACAGCGCCTACGTGGGCGCGGTCCGCTCGGAGCTGGACAAGCAGTGGGCCGTGTGGCGCGACCAACAGGTCGAGATCGGGCGCCTGCAGGTAGACGCCCGGCAAACGATGTCGCGCGCTGTAACGAAAGAAAAAGCGACGCACGACTCCACGCAGCGCCGCTACGCCAAGAAGGTCGCCGCGCGCGCCAAAGCCAAAGAAACGCGCCTCAAGCGCTACATAGATTCGGATGAACGCGTGGACAAGCCCACCCCAACGTGGAATCTCAAGCTCGACTTCGGCGATCTGCCCACTACCGGGCAGGATGTGGTCTTTCTGGAGGACCTGACGATCGGTTACGCGCCGGACGTGCCGCTGCTGTGTGACCTGACGCTGACACTGCGCGCCGGGGAGCGTGTCGCCGTGCTGGGACCCAACGGCCACGGCAAAAGCACGCTGCTCAAGACCGTGATCGGGCAGATCCCGCCGCTGGCGGGCCGCGTGCGCATCGGCGCCAGCGTGAAGATCGGCTACCTCGCGCAGCAGCAGGAGATCCTCGACCCGGATAGCAACGCCCTGGACGTGATCCAGGCCGCCGCGCCGCTCAACCAGACTGACGCACGCTCGTTTTTGCACTTCTTCCTGTTCAGCGGCGACGACGTGTTCACCCCGGTGAGCAGCCTGAGCTACGGCGAGCGGGCGCGGCTGATGCTGGCCATGCTGGTGGTGCGCGGCGCGAACTTGCTGGTGCTGGACGAGCCGATCAACCACCTCGATGTGCCCTCGCGCGAGCAGTTCGAGCAGGCGCTGGCATCGTTCAAGGGCAGCGTGCTGGCGGTGGTCCACGACCGCTACTTTGTGGACAAGTTCGCCACAACCGTGTGGCACGTTGAAGATGGCGACCTGGACGTGATCGTGCGCGAGCCGATCATGGCCTGA
- a CDS encoding iron-containing alcohol dehydrogenase has translation MTVWPLPRISFRELGSIQEKRPVALLTTEQTWAILGSQIALPLVIQAEPERQSLELFEYLAAHLPSQVEAVYVVGQGAALEAGKLVAARNDIPLIVVPTALESAAMLTPTATAYQDDDGQPTVHTIETGPATEVIVDWDVIRAAPDSLRGAGIVDVMSIITGLLDWRYAAQRGKNPPEQRFTPWSASVAAGLAAHALKSAPAIGEGKPGALRTLLDLLMQMTQLSNQLGHARVHEGSEHVLAQALAAQDTRKLAHAEIVGPCILLVSALHGQDPASLRDAMESAGVKLDRLRATDVQSFIDVLPEYLGAHSLPYTVLNDLDPLGEETAQALQAAGLAILPGTWQSPDLAIEEVPEEAAAAQATVEDAAPPDDEATRPEPAEPAAVAEAESVPEQETAPKNAPVEAVPNQAGDASGADDVTEDSPRA, from the coding sequence ATGACGGTATGGCCATTGCCTCGCATCAGCTTTCGGGAGCTGGGTTCGATTCAAGAAAAGCGGCCCGTCGCGCTGCTGACCACCGAGCAGACGTGGGCCATCCTGGGCAGCCAGATCGCGCTGCCGCTGGTGATCCAGGCTGAGCCGGAGCGCCAAAGCCTGGAACTTTTCGAATATCTGGCAGCGCACCTGCCGTCACAGGTCGAGGCGGTTTACGTCGTCGGGCAGGGCGCCGCGTTGGAAGCGGGCAAACTCGTCGCCGCGCGCAACGACATCCCGCTGATCGTCGTGCCGACCGCGCTGGAGAGCGCGGCCATGCTGACGCCCACCGCCACCGCCTACCAGGACGACGACGGTCAGCCGACCGTGCATACCATCGAAACCGGTCCCGCGACGGAAGTCATCGTCGATTGGGACGTGATCCGGGCCGCCCCCGATTCGCTGCGCGGCGCGGGCATCGTGGACGTAATGTCGATCATTACCGGCCTGCTCGACTGGCGCTATGCCGCCCAGCGCGGCAAGAATCCGCCGGAGCAGCGCTTTACACCCTGGTCCGCGAGCGTCGCAGCAGGACTGGCCGCCCACGCGCTCAAATCCGCGCCCGCCATCGGCGAGGGCAAGCCGGGCGCGCTGCGCACCCTGCTCGATCTGCTGATGCAGATGACGCAGCTCAGCAACCAGCTCGGCCATGCGCGCGTGCATGAAGGCAGCGAGCACGTGCTGGCGCAGGCGCTCGCCGCGCAGGATACGCGCAAGCTGGCGCACGCGGAGATCGTCGGGCCGTGCATTTTGCTGGTGTCGGCCCTGCATGGCCAGGACCCGGCCTCGCTGCGCGACGCGATGGAGTCGGCGGGCGTCAAGCTCGACCGGCTGCGTGCCACCGACGTGCAGTCGTTCATCGACGTTCTACCGGAATATTTGGGCGCGCACAGCCTACCCTACACCGTTTTGAACGATCTCGATCCGCTGGGCGAAGAAACCGCGCAGGCGCTGCAAGCCGCCGGACTGGCGATTCTGCCCGGCACGTGGCAGTCGCCGGATCTGGCGATCGAAGAAGTGCCTGAAGAAGCCGCCGCTGCGCAGGCCACCGTCGAGGACGCCGCCCCACCGGACGACGAAGCGACCCGCCCCGAACCGGCTGAGCCGGCGGCTGTGGCCGAAGCCGAGAGCGTGCCGGAGCAGGAAACCGCCCCCAAAAACGCGCCCGTCGAAGCCGTGCCGAACCAGGCCGGGGACGCGAGCGGCGCGGACGACGTCACGGAGGATTCACCGCGCGCGTAA
- a CDS encoding DinB family protein: MSDDSVFRQQVLALLRGGNAHMTLDQAIADFPLDRINEHPPNVSYSPWDLLEHIRITLWDILEFTRNPDHVSPSWPEGHWPPPGEQADPLKWQATINAIHADLRAFEDIVQNPEIDLTADIPHAPGYTVLREALVIADHNSYHIGEFGILRQIMGTWPPGHE, from the coding sequence ATGTCCGACGATTCCGTTTTCCGGCAACAAGTCCTCGCCCTGCTGCGCGGCGGCAACGCGCATATGACGCTCGACCAGGCCATTGCCGATTTTCCGCTGGACCGCATCAACGAGCACCCGCCCAACGTGAGTTACTCGCCCTGGGATCTGCTGGAGCACATCCGCATCACCCTGTGGGATATTCTGGAGTTCACGCGCAACCCGGACCACGTGTCGCCCTCCTGGCCGGAAGGCCACTGGCCCCCGCCCGGCGAACAGGCCGATCCGCTCAAGTGGCAGGCGACGATCAACGCCATTCACGCCGATCTGCGCGCGTTCGAGGACATCGTGCAAAACCCGGAAATCGACCTGACGGCGGACATTCCGCATGCGCCGGGATATACCGTGCTGCGCGAGGCGCTGGTGATCGCGGATCACAACAGCTACCACATTGGGGAATTCGGCATCCTGCGGCAAATTATGGGCACGTGGCCGCCGGGGCACGAATAG